The Desulfosporosinus acidiphilus SJ4 genome has a window encoding:
- a CDS encoding type II toxin-antitoxin system HicB family antitoxin: protein MRYKIVFEWDEGDGGFTVTVPALPGCITEGDTIEEALVNAKEAIRGYLKALEIQGKPIPQSDAIPFEKQELVINI, encoded by the coding sequence ATGCGTTATAAAATCGTTTTCGAATGGGACGAAGGCGATGGCGGCTTCACTGTGACCGTTCCTGCTCTGCCTGGTTGTATTACTGAAGGAGATACCATTGAAGAGGCTCTGGTCAACGCTAAAGAAGCTATCCGGGGATATCTTAAAGCCCTTGAAATACAGGGAAAACCAATTCCGCAAAGTGATGCTATTCCTTTCGAAAAGCAAGAATTGGTGATTAATATATGA
- a CDS encoding phage tail tape measure protein — protein MARVIDAVIRLRDQFSATLRNVNGNLSQFQRQASYAGRSMVSVGKDMEKVGKNISTKVSLPIIGLGIAASEAATKFKHEMADIRKEVEARGLPESQVNALMKDMSDKSLKWSEDFGQSTESINEGLLVLVKDGYQADEAMSIMNTSLLTARGANEQLSTVVDQLGSSLEAYGMKTNNSAQTTKNMAHMADTFAYIANHTKASITSLGEAFSVAGSTANAMHQPMAQTAAAIGILESNGVDANTAATALKAGLVNLTKPTIKMQKALNQMGFSAFDSKGHMKDLSTILNEVEKKTEGWTDQQKQAAIATIFGKDSLSSWNILLHKGGGFLADLANSANGATGEVQRLSDAMKNTEENKFKELTQSVHALGIAFGKDILPSIIPIVNKITDLVKSFANLDDGTKQAIIKFAMIAAAVGPPILILGKLTHGIGETIQSFTRLTHSISDAGGILKYLATPGGMVIVVITAVALAAFLLIKYWGPISTFFKKLWADIQAAFTGIKAVVVGAWTAVVNATLSAWNGIVNGVKTFINWIANAVLGLAKAIVNHFKQQINDLRSIFNSYVAIFKSYWDIIKNVFLGAVLLIIDLVTGNFGKLKEDAGKIFKNISADLSNIWENIKSIFAHALDAVGATFAQAWAGIKTLAINTWNGVVAWFETLPGRFLNAASNIGTSIISGITTALTWIENLPAKMLEYGKDMIQGLINGIKGAIGGIGDAVNSVADKIRSYLHFSVPDVGPLTDYETWMPDFMKGMSQGIKVNAHLVTDKVKDVALGIKSNMQQGTLSGSGTTGSPLGNAVINNYFTLNGVVRDDSDIDKIADALVLKINAAAINMA, from the coding sequence ATGGCACGTGTGATCGATGCGGTAATCCGATTACGGGATCAGTTTTCAGCAACATTGAGAAATGTGAACGGCAATCTATCGCAATTTCAAAGACAAGCTAGTTATGCCGGTCGTAGCATGGTATCAGTTGGCAAGGATATGGAGAAGGTCGGGAAAAATATATCCACGAAGGTATCCTTGCCCATTATTGGATTAGGGATTGCCGCCTCAGAGGCAGCCACGAAATTCAAACATGAGATGGCCGACATCCGTAAGGAAGTTGAAGCAAGAGGGCTTCCTGAATCTCAGGTTAACGCCCTCATGAAAGATATGTCTGATAAATCTCTGAAGTGGTCAGAGGACTTTGGACAATCCACCGAATCAATCAATGAAGGTCTCCTCGTGCTTGTTAAAGATGGCTATCAAGCGGATGAAGCTATGAGCATCATGAACACATCCCTATTAACAGCGCGCGGAGCGAATGAGCAACTTTCCACGGTCGTTGATCAGCTTGGCTCTTCACTCGAAGCTTACGGCATGAAAACGAATAATTCAGCCCAAACAACTAAAAACATGGCACATATGGCCGACACATTCGCATATATAGCCAACCACACGAAAGCGAGCATAACCTCATTAGGTGAAGCCTTCAGTGTAGCCGGATCCACAGCAAATGCAATGCATCAACCGATGGCGCAAACAGCTGCAGCGATCGGAATCTTGGAATCTAACGGGGTCGACGCGAATACTGCGGCAACCGCATTAAAAGCCGGTCTAGTAAATCTTACAAAGCCGACCATAAAAATGCAGAAGGCATTAAATCAAATGGGCTTCAGCGCCTTTGATAGTAAAGGCCATATGAAAGACCTGTCGACAATTCTGAACGAGGTGGAGAAGAAAACAGAGGGTTGGACCGATCAGCAAAAGCAAGCTGCCATCGCAACCATATTCGGCAAAGATTCTTTATCATCCTGGAATATTCTACTTCATAAAGGTGGAGGGTTTCTGGCCGACCTAGCTAATAGCGCAAATGGAGCCACAGGCGAGGTTCAGAGGTTATCTGACGCTATGAAAAATACTGAAGAGAATAAGTTTAAGGAGTTAACTCAGTCTGTTCATGCCCTTGGCATTGCATTTGGCAAAGATATTCTTCCATCAATTATACCAATCGTTAATAAAATAACGGATCTAGTTAAAAGCTTTGCAAATTTGGATGATGGCACGAAGCAAGCAATTATTAAGTTTGCCATGATCGCCGCGGCTGTCGGTCCTCCAATTTTAATACTCGGTAAATTGACTCACGGGATAGGAGAGACTATTCAGTCTTTTACTAGGCTAACACATTCAATTTCCGATGCAGGAGGGATTCTAAAATATCTCGCAACACCGGGAGGAATGGTTATTGTTGTAATAACAGCGGTCGCTCTTGCTGCGTTTCTGCTTATCAAATATTGGGGTCCGATAAGTACGTTCTTTAAGAAACTGTGGGCAGATATTCAGGCGGCGTTCACCGGCATAAAAGCTGTCGTTGTTGGGGCATGGACGGCAGTCGTTAACGCAACACTAAGTGCTTGGAATGGCATAGTAAACGGTGTAAAGACATTTATAAATTGGATTGCAAATGCTGTTTTAGGGCTTGCTAAGGCGATTGTTAATCATTTTAAACAGCAGATTAACGACCTTAGATCTATATTCAATAGCTATGTTGCGATTTTTAAGAGCTATTGGGATATCATTAAAAACGTCTTTCTCGGAGCGGTTTTGCTTATTATAGACCTTGTGACGGGGAATTTTGGCAAACTAAAGGAAGATGCGGGTAAAATCTTTAAAAATATTAGCGCGGACCTCTCGAATATCTGGGAAAATATCAAAAGCATCTTTGCTCATGCCCTAGATGCTGTCGGAGCCACATTTGCCCAGGCTTGGGCGGGCATAAAGACACTCGCCATAAACACCTGGAATGGGGTCGTTGCTTGGTTTGAGACCCTACCGGGACGTTTCCTAAATGCAGCCAGCAACATTGGAACTTCTATTATTAGCGGAATTACCACGGCACTAACCTGGATAGAGAACCTTCCGGCCAAGATGCTCGAATATGGAAAGGACATGATTCAGGGATTAATCAATGGTATCAAAGGGGCTATTGGGGGAATTGGTGATGCAGTAAATAGTGTTGCAGATAAAATCAGAAGTTATCTCCACTTTTCGGTTCCGGATGTTGGCCCGTTGACCGATTATGAAACCTGGATGCCCGACTTCATGAAGGGGATGAGCCAGGGTATCAAGGTTAACGCCCATCTTGTGACAGACAAAGTAAAAGACGTGGCACTCGGCATTAAATCCAATATGCAGCAAGGAACGTTAAGCGGATCAGGGACAACGGGCAGTCCCCTGGGAAATGCAGTCATTAATAACTACTTCACCTTGAACGGAGTAGTTAGAGATGATTCTGATATTGATAAGATCGCCGACGCCCTCGTTCTAAAAATAAATGCCGCGGCCATTAATATGGCATAA
- a CDS encoding helix-turn-helix domain-containing protein, whose protein sequence is MISYKPLLKLLIDRNIKKGELMELANVSKATIARLSSTDKYVSLEVIDKLCAVLKCQPGDLLEYIPDEE, encoded by the coding sequence ATGATAAGTTATAAGCCATTGTTAAAACTATTAATTGACAGAAATATAAAAAAGGGTGAATTAATGGAATTAGCTAACGTATCAAAGGCCACTATTGCAAGGTTAAGCAGCACAGATAAGTATGTTTCGCTAGAAGTAATAGATAAGCTGTGTGCTGTCCTTAAATGCCAACCTGGGGACCTACTCGAATACATACCTGATGAAGAATAA
- a CDS encoding sigma-70 family RNA polymerase sigma factor, producing MTNEELASKIKSGETELLITLWEQVQKLVIKIIFQRYLPRDGSTNKVELDDLLQAGFIGMMNAVRDFNPSSGFQFNTYLDKHLANTVREALGIRTSKRDPLLDALSMDKPLDKNEDSNPTLADTMQDKKSRYVYDDLIEKLSDQEDCRVILEQSKQLRPMEQEIFYERFLAGLTLRAIGEKHGFTRERAHQIVNKSLRNIRKSKAIQLIAKEYLIDRKTNFYARKGLKGFKTSFSSVVEDSVLRREIIRIRFGELVYKSVFEE from the coding sequence GTGACCAATGAAGAGTTAGCCTCAAAAATAAAAAGCGGTGAAACAGAGTTGTTGATTACGCTTTGGGAACAGGTTCAGAAGTTAGTAATCAAAATCATTTTTCAACGATATTTACCAAGGGATGGAAGTACAAACAAGGTTGAGCTTGATGATTTACTTCAAGCGGGATTTATTGGAATGATGAATGCAGTTCGCGACTTTAACCCATCATCGGGCTTTCAATTTAACACTTATCTGGATAAGCACCTTGCGAATACAGTAAGAGAGGCCCTGGGCATACGTACTAGTAAACGGGATCCATTGCTTGACGCTTTATCAATGGACAAGCCATTAGATAAAAATGAAGATAGCAATCCTACCCTTGCCGATACCATGCAAGATAAAAAATCTAGGTATGTCTATGACGATTTGATTGAGAAATTATCAGATCAGGAAGACTGTAGGGTTATCCTGGAGCAATCAAAACAATTAAGGCCAATGGAACAAGAGATTTTTTACGAGAGATTCCTTGCAGGCTTAACTTTGAGAGCAATTGGAGAGAAACATGGATTCACTCGGGAAAGAGCTCATCAGATAGTTAATAAATCATTGCGGAATATCCGAAAATCCAAGGCCATTCAATTGATTGCAAAAGAATATCTGATTGATCGGAAGACAAATTTCTATGCTCGAAAAGGTCTTAAGGGATTTAAAACCTCATTCTCTTCAGTGGTTGAGGATTCAGTTTTACGTAGGGAGATCATTAGGATTCGATTTGGCGAATTAGTCTATAAGTCAGTATTTGAAGAATAA
- a CDS encoding metal-dependent hydrolase, translating to MDPITHGLVGIALSAFSGHTMQLNDPVFLGCTLGAMLPDMDILAHLKGRLNYLLNHRGASHSLIALTGMAMGLGTTLYLIYPSTSWWTVVIWTLIGALSHSLLDLLNSFGAELLWPFSRKKITFDMIMLTDPVISCLFLGSFMASLRSADFARPSASMAIFFSLCYLGYRQIDRLKTRIELMEKYSIQTRSEVKVLPAMYHPFAWNFILFHGDTVRFGIIRNQTPSICRVLPKCDKNNPSVSNALEGNLAEVFCQFTPYYHVVAHDCDSGECQVEFVDLRYWSKGDFLYTGNVFLDENGEISSEIFHHLPNQEGVLLSY from the coding sequence ATGGATCCCATTACTCATGGACTCGTTGGAATTGCCTTAAGCGCTTTTTCAGGTCATACAATGCAGTTAAATGACCCCGTATTCTTAGGATGCACATTGGGTGCAATGCTACCCGATATGGATATTTTAGCTCACCTTAAAGGCCGTTTAAACTATTTGTTGAACCATCGGGGAGCAAGCCATTCATTAATTGCCTTAACAGGTATGGCTATGGGGCTTGGAACGACCTTATACTTGATTTATCCCTCCACTTCCTGGTGGACCGTGGTTATCTGGACACTGATCGGAGCCTTATCTCATAGTCTTCTGGACTTATTAAATTCTTTTGGAGCCGAATTGTTGTGGCCCTTTTCCCGCAAGAAAATTACCTTTGACATGATAATGCTGACTGATCCCGTTATTTCTTGTTTATTTTTAGGCTCGTTTATGGCCTCTTTACGTTCTGCAGACTTTGCCAGACCCTCTGCGTCAATGGCCATATTTTTTAGTTTATGCTATTTAGGTTACCGTCAAATCGATCGCTTGAAAACACGTATTGAGCTTATGGAAAAATACTCCATTCAGACTCGCAGTGAAGTTAAAGTCCTGCCGGCTATGTATCATCCTTTTGCTTGGAATTTTATTCTTTTTCATGGAGATACGGTACGGTTTGGAATTATTCGTAATCAGACTCCTTCTATTTGCAGGGTTTTGCCGAAATGCGATAAAAATAATCCCTCAGTTTCTAATGCTTTGGAGGGAAACCTCGCGGAAGTTTTTTGTCAATTTACCCCTTACTATCATGTAGTAGCTCATGACTGCGATTCCGGTGAATGTCAGGTGGAATTTGTTGATCTTCGGTATTGGTCGAAAGGAGACTTCCTATATACCGGTAATGTTTTTTTAGATGAAAACGGTGAAATATCCTCTGAAATATTCCATCATTTACCGAATCAGGAAGGCGTGCTCTTAAGTTATTAA
- a CDS encoding PHP domain-containing protein has protein sequence MRIDLHVHTLESDGSLTVEEVLNLAHTQDINVLAITDHESTEGISRAKKLAKHHNIEIIPGVELLTNFQGEEVHLLGYFKDISSSLLQTRLSELRYQRTTLAYEMVKSLQKGGLAIEWKDVEREVGSVGAVSKGHIMRAIYNRYSEINPKSWQDIAAYFRPGGIAYLPYLKHRFEDAVDLIFNAGGLPVVAHPGLLRQPNIVFDLLRYRPIGLEVYYGYWEQQRSLISYYAKVAAQFALLATGGSDYHGPFGQIQIGQMDVPVDGVNKLRILLDRSL, from the coding sequence TTGAGGATTGATTTACATGTCCATACTTTAGAATCGGACGGTTCCCTTACAGTCGAAGAGGTCTTAAATCTCGCCCATACACAGGATATTAATGTGCTTGCTATTACTGATCATGAGAGTACGGAGGGTATCTCAAGGGCAAAAAAGCTGGCCAAACACCATAATATTGAGATTATTCCCGGTGTGGAGTTATTAACAAATTTTCAGGGTGAGGAAGTTCATCTTCTTGGCTATTTTAAGGATATTAGCAGCTCTTTATTGCAAACCCGTCTAAGTGAGCTTCGCTATCAGCGGACTACTCTGGCCTACGAAATGGTTAAATCGCTCCAAAAAGGAGGACTCGCCATTGAGTGGAAAGATGTCGAGCGTGAGGTGGGTTCGGTAGGAGCTGTAAGCAAAGGCCATATTATGCGAGCTATATATAACCGGTATAGTGAAATTAATCCAAAAAGTTGGCAAGATATTGCAGCTTATTTTCGCCCTGGTGGGATAGCTTATCTTCCCTATTTGAAACATCGATTTGAAGATGCGGTGGACTTGATTTTTAATGCCGGTGGTTTGCCGGTTGTGGCGCATCCCGGTTTATTGCGCCAGCCAAATATAGTCTTTGACTTGCTTAGGTACCGGCCCATCGGTCTAGAAGTCTATTATGGATATTGGGAACAGCAGCGGAGTCTAATTTCTTACTACGCGAAAGTTGCAGCTCAATTTGCTCTCTTAGCTACGGGGGGAAGCGATTATCACGGACCTTTTGGTCAAATTCAAATAGGCCAGATGGATGTTCCGGTTGATGGCGTTAATAAATTGCGGATTCTTTTAGACAGAAGTCTATAA
- a CDS encoding type II toxin-antitoxin system HicA family toxin — MTPRQPRVSGKDVVAALRRAGFKELYIEGSHHYLERPDNKALVTVPVHSNKILKPKTLKSVLNQAGLTIEQLMELL; from the coding sequence ATGACGCCCCGCCAGCCACGAGTATCAGGAAAGGATGTTGTAGCTGCCTTGCGTCGAGCGGGATTTAAAGAACTTTATATTGAGGGCAGCCATCATTACCTTGAGCGGCCAGATAATAAAGCCCTGGTAACTGTGCCGGTACATAGCAATAAAATCCTTAAACCCAAGACTTTAAAAAGCGTTTTGAATCAAGCCGGCCTAACCATAGAGCAACTTATGGAACTCTTATAA
- a CDS encoding BON domain-containing protein has protein sequence MHNSRSEQEILRDIKKLIHTHFGESGQGIHVEVKGDRATIWGMVDSLAEKDFFGSRVGRIDGVRELDNSLTVANDGAILDKDIEQGIIERFRGSNFEDLTHLGCRVSRGIATLLGHVETQSTERLAKRLASQVRGVKEIRSEIQFLEKAVDDATLVNRVENALVASPWVNAHEIQTGARNGLITLSGLVDTQEAMEWAVETAYQVPGVKAVVSEIQTRHRSQGDDLWLTEQLVSKLGQDRLNSGQIRAFVQDGIAFLTGEVYTEEERDLAEELIKSIPEIHNVNNSIKVAAHSIK, from the coding sequence ATGCATAATTCGCGGTCTGAACAAGAAATTCTACGTGATATCAAAAAACTTATTCATACACATTTTGGAGAAAGCGGACAAGGAATTCACGTGGAGGTCAAGGGAGATCGAGCAACAATTTGGGGAATGGTCGATAGTTTAGCCGAAAAGGATTTCTTTGGGAGTCGTGTAGGACGTATTGATGGTGTTCGTGAATTAGATAACTCTTTAACTGTTGCCAATGATGGAGCTATCTTGGATAAGGATATTGAGCAAGGCATCATCGAGCGGTTTAGGGGATCGAATTTTGAAGATTTAACCCATCTGGGGTGCCGGGTGAGCAGGGGAATTGCTACATTGCTCGGACATGTTGAGACGCAAAGTACTGAACGGTTAGCGAAGCGGCTTGCATCTCAGGTCCGCGGTGTGAAAGAAATTCGCAGCGAAATTCAGTTCCTGGAGAAAGCTGTTGATGATGCGACATTGGTAAATCGGGTGGAAAATGCTTTGGTTGCTTCTCCCTGGGTCAATGCTCATGAAATCCAAACGGGAGCACGCAATGGCTTAATAACCTTGAGCGGTCTTGTGGATACCCAAGAGGCAATGGAATGGGCTGTAGAGACAGCTTATCAGGTTCCCGGTGTTAAAGCGGTTGTCAGTGAAATTCAGACACGGCACCGTTCACAGGGAGATGACTTATGGCTGACAGAGCAACTCGTTTCGAAGTTGGGACAGGATCGCCTGAACTCCGGTCAAATACGTGCCTTTGTTCAGGATGGCATTGCTTTTTTGACCGGGGAGGTATATACAGAAGAAGAACGGGATTTGGCTGAAGAACTGATTAAAAGTATTCCTGAGATTCATAATGTCAACAATTCTATTAAAGTGGCCGCACACTCCATTAAATGA
- a CDS encoding potassium channel family protein, producing MGRRIGLAFLALVITLLFGTTGLMVTEHLSLAQAFYFTVETITTVGYGDFEIKSDAGHVFIIILMIGGAGVMLYFAGLMMAFLIEGQLAGAYGRRKMNKKIEQLQDHIIVCGAGRVGKQVLYRLRKEGHPSVVIELREDLAQEFIEEGYLVIHNDATQDDVLKKAGIVRAKGLVTALPDDSLNVFVTLTAKGLNPNIQVVARMDRLESENKLLRAGADKVISPAILGGWRMAMSILKPISIDYIETVIQDHNIEMEIMELKVDQGSCLIGRTLTTSGIKQQTGAMILAIVRENRVISNPSAQEEILERDLLIVLGLRDQLRLLEKVAANHTKLKPVDFG from the coding sequence TTGGGTAGGCGTATCGGACTTGCCTTTTTAGCCTTAGTGATTACATTGCTTTTTGGAACAACCGGATTAATGGTCACTGAGCACCTAAGTTTAGCTCAAGCTTTTTATTTTACAGTGGAGACTATTACGACAGTGGGTTATGGGGATTTTGAAATAAAATCAGATGCCGGGCATGTGTTTATCATCATCCTCATGATTGGCGGGGCAGGAGTAATGCTCTATTTTGCAGGACTTATGATGGCATTTTTGATTGAAGGTCAGTTGGCCGGGGCCTATGGGAGAAGGAAGATGAATAAAAAGATTGAACAACTCCAGGACCACATCATTGTTTGCGGAGCGGGGCGTGTTGGCAAGCAAGTGCTTTATCGTCTTCGCAAAGAAGGGCATCCCAGCGTCGTCATTGAACTACGGGAGGATTTGGCACAGGAGTTTATTGAGGAAGGATACCTTGTAATTCATAATGATGCTACTCAAGATGACGTTTTAAAAAAGGCAGGAATTGTACGAGCGAAAGGATTAGTTACTGCACTTCCTGATGATTCTTTAAATGTTTTTGTCACCTTAACAGCAAAAGGGTTAAACCCTAATATTCAAGTGGTTGCCCGAATGGATCGCTTAGAATCTGAGAATAAACTGCTGCGAGCAGGAGCTGACAAAGTAATCTCTCCGGCCATCTTAGGCGGTTGGCGCATGGCGATGTCTATTTTAAAGCCCATCAGTATTGACTATATCGAAACGGTTATCCAAGATCACAACATCGAGATGGAAATCATGGAACTCAAGGTTGATCAAGGTTCATGTCTGATAGGAAGAACATTGACAACAAGCGGTATTAAACAACAGACTGGGGCCATGATCTTAGCAATTGTGCGTGAGAATCGTGTTATTAGTAATCCAAGTGCTCAAGAGGAAATTTTGGAAAGAGATCTCCTCATCGTGTTAGGATTAAGAGATCAACTGCGTCTTTTGGAAAAGGTTGCCGCCAATCATACAAAATTAAAGCCTGTAGACTTTGGTTAG